The following are encoded together in the Proteiniphilum saccharofermentans genome:
- a CDS encoding S41 family peptidase yields the protein MRKLTTLILSSLFFLQASAMDDARMMRYPDINGNLVAFVYAGDIWTVNANGGSAKRITSHRGIELFPKISPDGKWIAFSAEYSGSRQIWVMPSGGGTARQLTFYNPVGEMPPRGGFDNVVLDWTPDSKHILFRANRTSFGDRNGRYFTVSIDGGFEEPLPIVNGGFATFSPDGSQLCFTPVDREFRTWKRYKGGRATDLWTYDLSNDHSQQITQWTGSDQWPVWHGNNIFYASDRDTRLNIWRHNVTTGENEQITRHSDFDVMWPSGRNGKLVYENGGYLYVLDLASGSSRKITVAIHYDNPNLQPYFKNVKEFIGSYSLSPSGKRALFEARGDIYSVPVEKGEIRNLTNTQGIREISPVWSPDGKQIAYYSDATGEYELYILENKEGATPRQVTHGSAAWKHTAEWSPRSTHLLYSDRTMKLWLVDVATGRQTAIDEATAEEIRDYSFSPDGDWIAYSKSSPNYQSALWVYQLSSGRKYQLTDATFSDSNPVFSRDGKFLFFLSNRDFNLAFSSFEFDYLYNNATRIYSLPLRDDGTTLTPYKEDKEPYGGEKDDNAKKNGIKSTAKEKDRDSDSKLSEEIKVKIDIDNARNRIQALPLQPGNYRIIGAVEEGLLYATGNKIMRYNINEEKAEDILDETGYGILAADGKSFIYRRGNNYGVAKNQTGQAAGTGTINLDNLNMKIDPRAEWNQIYADAFRIFRDYFYVNNLHGVDWKGIRKSYGALLPYVPSRFDLDYILNEIVSETNTGHAYVDWGDIARVDHINGGLLGAELEADLSTGRYKIRKIYPGENWNESRRSPLTESGINVKEGDYIIRINGQELTTAQNPYELLENMGDRHIELTVNNSPSASGAKSYNVKTITSEQELRYMDWVNQRREMVDRLSGGKIGYIHVPNTAVEGNRELFRGMYAYHHKEALIIDDRYNGGGFIPDRMIDLLNRRTLVYWHRNGLPQPMKTPGIAHDGPKAMLINGYSSSGGDAFPYFFRKTGEGKLIGTRTWGGLVGISGNARLVDGGYISVPRFGIYDQTGEWIIEGIGVYPDIEVIDRPEELAKGNDPSIEKAVEVLLEELKTNPRPQVTVPAPPNRSQWIEVEIE from the coding sequence ATGAGAAAACTCACTACTCTGATCCTGTCAAGCCTGTTTTTCTTACAGGCTTCGGCAATGGATGACGCACGGATGATGCGCTATCCCGACATCAACGGAAACCTGGTCGCATTTGTTTATGCAGGTGATATCTGGACAGTAAATGCCAATGGTGGTTCCGCAAAAAGAATTACCTCACACCGCGGTATCGAGTTGTTCCCCAAGATCTCACCCGATGGCAAATGGATCGCTTTCTCAGCCGAATATTCAGGAAGTCGACAGATATGGGTAATGCCATCCGGGGGAGGTACCGCGCGGCAACTCACCTTCTACAACCCGGTAGGAGAAATGCCGCCGAGGGGTGGATTCGATAACGTTGTGCTCGACTGGACACCCGATAGCAAACATATCCTCTTCCGGGCCAATCGCACGAGTTTCGGCGACCGTAACGGACGTTACTTCACCGTCAGTATCGACGGCGGATTTGAGGAACCGCTTCCCATCGTCAACGGTGGGTTCGCCACCTTTTCACCCGACGGATCACAACTCTGCTTCACCCCGGTCGACCGCGAGTTCCGCACCTGGAAACGTTATAAGGGAGGACGCGCCACAGACCTGTGGACATACGACCTGTCAAACGACCATTCACAACAGATCACTCAATGGACCGGTTCCGACCAGTGGCCCGTATGGCACGGCAATAATATCTTTTATGCTTCCGACCGCGATACGCGCCTTAATATCTGGCGCCATAACGTAACTACCGGCGAAAATGAGCAAATTACACGCCATAGCGACTTTGATGTGATGTGGCCCTCCGGCCGTAATGGCAAGTTGGTCTATGAAAACGGAGGTTATCTCTATGTGCTCGATCTTGCATCCGGCAGCAGCCGTAAGATAACCGTAGCCATCCATTACGACAATCCCAATCTGCAACCCTATTTCAAAAATGTAAAGGAATTTATTGGCAGTTATAGTCTCTCACCCTCCGGCAAACGGGCACTTTTCGAGGCTCGCGGCGATATCTACAGCGTACCCGTAGAAAAAGGAGAAATACGAAATCTTACCAATACTCAAGGTATCCGTGAAATCTCTCCCGTATGGTCGCCCGACGGTAAACAGATTGCCTACTACTCCGACGCGACCGGAGAGTACGAACTCTACATACTCGAAAATAAGGAAGGAGCAACCCCACGACAAGTCACCCACGGCTCCGCAGCCTGGAAGCATACGGCCGAATGGTCGCCACGCAGCACACACCTCCTCTACAGCGACCGCACTATGAAGCTATGGCTGGTGGATGTCGCCACTGGCAGGCAGACCGCTATCGACGAAGCGACTGCAGAAGAGATCAGAGATTACTCCTTCTCTCCCGATGGTGACTGGATAGCCTATAGCAAATCATCTCCCAACTACCAATCTGCACTCTGGGTATATCAGCTTTCCAGTGGCCGTAAGTATCAACTTACCGATGCCACTTTTTCCGACAGTAACCCGGTATTCAGCCGCGATGGAAAATTCCTCTTTTTCCTCTCCAATCGCGACTTCAACCTCGCTTTCAGCAGTTTCGAGTTCGATTATCTTTATAACAACGCTACCCGTATCTATTCCCTTCCACTACGTGATGACGGCACAACCCTCACTCCCTACAAAGAAGACAAGGAACCCTATGGTGGGGAGAAAGACGATAATGCGAAAAAAAACGGGATAAAAAGTACTGCAAAAGAAAAAGATAGAGATAGTGATAGTAAATTGTCGGAAGAGATAAAAGTAAAGATAGATATAGATAACGCACGAAACCGGATACAGGCGTTACCCCTGCAACCCGGCAACTATCGCATCATTGGTGCTGTAGAAGAGGGGCTCCTGTATGCCACCGGAAATAAGATCATGCGTTACAATATCAACGAAGAAAAAGCTGAAGATATCCTTGACGAGACTGGTTACGGCATCCTTGCGGCAGATGGAAAATCGTTTATTTATCGCCGGGGTAATAACTACGGTGTAGCAAAAAATCAGACAGGACAAGCTGCCGGCACAGGTACGATCAATCTTGACAACCTCAATATGAAAATCGATCCCCGTGCCGAATGGAATCAGATCTATGCCGATGCATTCCGTATTTTTCGTGACTACTTTTACGTGAATAATCTGCATGGCGTGGACTGGAAAGGTATTCGGAAAAGTTACGGAGCATTGCTTCCTTACGTACCCAGCCGATTCGATCTCGACTATATCCTCAACGAAATAGTGAGCGAGACCAATACAGGCCATGCATATGTCGACTGGGGTGATATCGCACGGGTAGACCATATCAATGGAGGACTATTGGGTGCAGAATTAGAAGCTGACCTTTCCACCGGCCGATACAAGATACGGAAAATATATCCCGGCGAAAACTGGAACGAAAGCCGTCGATCTCCTCTTACGGAAAGTGGCATTAACGTAAAAGAAGGTGACTATATCATCCGCATCAACGGGCAGGAGCTGACCACTGCGCAAAATCCTTATGAACTGCTCGAGAATATGGGCGACCGGCATATCGAACTGACAGTCAACAACAGCCCCTCGGCTTCGGGAGCAAAAAGCTATAACGTTAAAACTATCACAAGCGAACAGGAGCTAAGATATATGGACTGGGTGAATCAACGCAGGGAAATGGTCGACCGTCTCTCCGGCGGCAAGATCGGCTACATTCATGTACCCAATACGGCTGTCGAAGGCAATCGCGAACTTTTCAGGGGGATGTATGCCTACCATCATAAAGAGGCGCTTATCATCGATGACCGGTACAATGGCGGTGGCTTTATCCCCGACAGGATGATCGACCTGCTTAACCGTCGCACCTTAGTTTACTGGCACCGTAACGGATTGCCACAACCGATGAAAACGCCCGGTATCGCACATGACGGACCCAAGGCAATGCTTATCAATGGCTATTCCTCTTCCGGCGGTGACGCTTTCCCTTACTTCTTCCGTAAAACCGGAGAAGGCAAGTTGATCGGTACCCGCACCTGGGGCGGACTGGTTGGTATCTCCGGTAACGCCCGCTTAGTGGACGGCGGCTATATCTCCGTTCCCCGCTTCGGTATCTACGATCAAACCGGTGAATGGATTATCGAAGGTATTGGCGTCTATCCCGATATAGAGGTGATTGACCGCCCCGAAGAACTGGCCAAAGGAAACGATCCCTCTATTGAGAAAGCGGTAGAGGTACTGCTTGAAGAACTCAAAACCAATCCCCGTCCTCAGGTCACTGTACCCGCACCACCTAACCGTTCCCAATGGATTGAGGTGGAGATCGAATAG
- a CDS encoding biotin/lipoyl-containing protein gives MTQKLLIRDLTLRDGQQSAFATRMNQLQVDRVLPYYKDANFYAMEVWGGAVPDSVMRFLNENPWDRLEKIHQVVGGVSKLTALSRGRNLYGYVPYPDEIIDGFFKNAVASGLDIMRIFDALNDVDNIESSVASIRKYGGMADCAVCYTIDPKYDEAPSPEKKKRGLFGFLSRKQETGHSSHTPIFTDEYFLNKAKEMLALGADMITIKDMSGLIPPSRVATLIPLFKEQLKVPVDFHTHCTPGFGLGAVLTAIIHGADIVDTVIWNFAGGPAAPAIELIYIFCKRLGIELDVDMEAVAKINEKLFDIRKELEAYDAVKQFPKPFNPLTDTLPVEIDKKFDLAIEAVKRNDEMALLDACHAIEAYFNFPKPDERVKEAEIPGGMYTNMVAQLKQVNSLDILPEAMKLIPSVRLDAGLPPLVTPTSQIVGVQAVSSALNLKNGRPKYANPSNQFVALVKGEYGKTPVPVDPEFRLQVAGTREEVPYDTSTYKRQENPVLEGYGGVSLAKDEKEELLLELFPAVAANYLKGQRQKEWENAQVENHMPEQEGGALLGQVIPHTPENEGVQVQRADDTQSPKGYCVMCPMPGNILQIMVKEGDRVEKGDDLLVLEAMKMENDIASETSGTVHHIFVHQGDTVMEGMPLVEII, from the coding sequence ATGACACAAAAACTTTTAATCAGAGATCTCACGTTACGTGACGGTCAGCAATCGGCTTTTGCCACGCGGATGAACCAATTGCAAGTCGACAGAGTATTACCTTACTACAAGGATGCCAATTTTTATGCCATGGAAGTATGGGGAGGTGCTGTGCCTGACTCGGTAATGCGTTTCTTGAATGAAAACCCCTGGGACAGGTTGGAGAAGATCCATCAGGTTGTTGGGGGAGTCTCTAAATTGACCGCTCTTTCGCGCGGACGGAACTTGTACGGCTATGTCCCTTATCCCGATGAAATTATCGACGGATTTTTTAAAAATGCTGTAGCTTCGGGGTTGGATATCATGCGTATTTTTGATGCTTTGAACGATGTGGACAATATAGAATCGAGTGTAGCGTCGATCAGGAAATATGGAGGTATGGCTGATTGTGCCGTATGTTACACCATAGATCCGAAATATGATGAGGCTCCTTCTCCCGAAAAGAAGAAAAGAGGATTATTTGGTTTTCTTTCCCGGAAGCAAGAAACCGGACATTCCTCCCATACACCCATTTTTACGGATGAATACTTTTTGAATAAAGCAAAAGAGATGCTTGCCCTGGGTGCCGATATGATTACCATAAAAGACATGAGCGGTTTGATCCCACCTTCACGGGTAGCCACACTAATACCTTTGTTTAAGGAACAACTGAAGGTGCCTGTTGATTTCCATACCCATTGTACGCCGGGATTTGGACTGGGAGCCGTACTCACTGCCATCATCCATGGGGCGGATATCGTAGATACCGTTATCTGGAATTTCGCAGGCGGGCCGGCAGCCCCGGCTATTGAATTGATTTATATTTTCTGTAAGAGACTGGGGATTGAGCTGGATGTGGATATGGAGGCTGTGGCGAAGATCAATGAAAAATTGTTTGATATCCGGAAGGAATTGGAAGCATATGATGCCGTAAAACAGTTCCCCAAGCCATTCAATCCATTGACCGATACCCTTCCGGTTGAAATCGACAAGAAGTTTGATCTGGCTATTGAAGCGGTCAAACGTAATGATGAAATGGCATTGCTGGATGCCTGCCATGCTATTGAAGCCTATTTCAATTTTCCAAAACCTGACGAACGTGTCAAAGAGGCGGAAATTCCCGGAGGGATGTACACTAACATGGTCGCACAGTTGAAACAGGTCAATTCGCTCGATATCCTTCCTGAGGCGATGAAACTGATCCCCAGTGTCCGTCTTGACGCAGGACTGCCACCACTGGTAACGCCCACCAGCCAGATTGTGGGAGTACAGGCTGTGAGCTCGGCGTTGAACCTGAAGAACGGCCGCCCCAAATATGCCAATCCTTCCAATCAGTTTGTAGCACTTGTAAAGGGAGAATACGGAAAAACACCTGTTCCGGTAGATCCGGAATTCCGGTTACAAGTTGCCGGTACACGGGAAGAAGTCCCTTATGATACTTCTACTTATAAACGTCAGGAAAACCCCGTTCTGGAAGGATATGGAGGCGTCTCTCTTGCAAAAGATGAGAAAGAAGAACTTCTGCTGGAATTATTTCCCGCTGTTGCCGCAAATTACCTGAAAGGACAACGGCAAAAAGAGTGGGAGAATGCACAGGTTGAAAATCACATGCCGGAACAAGAGGGGGGAGCACTTCTTGGCCAGGTTATCCCGCATACGCCCGAAAATGAGGGTGTGCAGGTACAGAGAGCCGATGACACTCAATCTCCCAAAGGATATTGCGTAATGTGTCCGATGCCGGGTAATATTCTTCAGATTATGGTGAAAGAGGGTGACAGGGTGGAAAAAGGTGATGATCTTCTTGTGCTCGAAGCCATGAAAATGGAGAACGATATTGCATCGGAAACCTCAGGAACCGTACATCATATTTTCGTTCACCAGGGGGATACAGTAATGGAAGGGATGCCACTGGTAGAGATCATCTGA
- a CDS encoding LemA family protein — protein sequence MGILLVILALVVIALLWGVSIYNKLVKLRTMVEEAWSGINVQLKKRHDLIPNLVETVKGYATHEKDTFERVTQARANAMQAGDIKSQEAAENNLNAALIRLLAVAEQYPELKANQNFLQLQDQLSVIESDIEKSRRYYNGTVREKNIVIDSFPSNIIAGMFNFTKSLFFELDNEAEKEVPRIQF from the coding sequence ATGGGAATTTTATTGGTTATTCTTGCACTGGTTGTCATAGCGCTGCTTTGGGGCGTATCAATCTATAACAAACTGGTGAAATTACGTACAATGGTGGAAGAGGCGTGGAGTGGTATCAACGTGCAGTTGAAGAAACGGCATGACCTGATCCCCAACCTGGTGGAAACAGTAAAAGGGTATGCCACCCATGAGAAAGACACCTTCGAACGGGTTACTCAGGCGCGGGCAAACGCTATGCAGGCTGGTGATATAAAATCGCAGGAAGCCGCAGAAAATAACCTGAATGCTGCGTTGATCCGGCTGTTGGCTGTCGCAGAGCAGTATCCCGAACTGAAAGCCAATCAGAACTTCCTGCAGTTACAGGATCAGCTGAGTGTGATTGAGTCGGATATCGAAAAATCGAGACGATATTATAACGGGACGGTGCGGGAGAAGAATATCGTGATCGATTCATTCCCGAGCAATATCATAGCCGGTATGTTTAACTTCACCAAATCACTCTTTTTCGAACTTGATAACGAGGCAGAAAAAGAGGTTCCCCGGATACAATTCTGA
- a CDS encoding DUF2207 domain-containing protein, protein MRSLISSLLLLFSFTVLVAQEEKVYTFHSDINVDSSGVITVREHIRIYARGDLFKRGITRSLPLTRRDREGNRIKMEYEITEVRQDGNPVGFFTETGGGDMTIYVGERDVLLQPGFYSYEIVYETVGQVGFFDEYDELSWNVNGESDRTIDSVSAVVHLPEKAEILSYRCYAGAYGSTESNCVAENRADGSLFIGTVDLPPQEMLTLSVGFTKGAVRQPPSVQPRKLTFFDKNGLAVVSIITVILLFFYYIHTWRRFGIDPPKPVVIPQFTPPDGLSPASVGMLYKGWYLDDLVTTSIVNLSVKGYIFIEEVIRKKGLFGIRQDRCYSLTMKKKDDATLPPEERVVMQYLFSSGDNFYLDGKYNRSIENMMQAYRKSLNHQYGAVLREGRNLKFHIIPWLVMIAYLFILIYFANENLIGFRVNKMALYITLPLMVVAYPVYAWLIVRPGERKLHYRSSIEGLKMYLDFAEEKQLQFFNPPSVTPAVFEQLLPYAIALDMEKVWGEKFEKTFLSASMQPDSYRPAWYGGTYINPAAFGHALNSTLSNTVNHAAIPPKSSSSGGGNWSSGSFGGGFSGMGGGGGRVGGW, encoded by the coding sequence ATGCGGTCACTTATCTCCTCTCTTTTGCTGCTCTTTTCCTTCACTGTACTGGTAGCACAGGAGGAAAAGGTGTACACGTTCCATTCCGATATCAACGTGGATAGTTCGGGTGTCATCACTGTGCGTGAACATATCCGTATCTACGCCCGGGGAGATCTCTTTAAACGGGGCATCACCCGTTCGCTGCCGCTGACAAGGCGGGATAGGGAAGGAAACCGGATAAAGATGGAGTATGAGATCACCGAAGTGCGGCAGGATGGCAATCCCGTCGGGTTTTTTACCGAGACCGGAGGTGGAGACATGACCATTTATGTGGGTGAAAGAGATGTATTGCTGCAGCCCGGATTTTACTCCTATGAAATTGTATATGAAACAGTGGGACAGGTCGGCTTCTTTGACGAGTACGATGAACTGAGCTGGAACGTGAACGGTGAATCTGATCGCACCATCGATTCAGTGAGTGCTGTAGTGCATTTGCCGGAAAAGGCGGAGATACTGAGCTACCGGTGTTATGCCGGTGCTTACGGGTCTACTGAAAGTAATTGTGTGGCGGAAAACAGGGCGGATGGTTCGCTCTTTATCGGCACCGTCGATTTGCCGCCACAGGAAATGCTGACCCTCTCGGTCGGATTCACTAAAGGAGCGGTGCGGCAACCTCCGTCCGTCCAACCGCGGAAACTGACCTTCTTCGATAAAAATGGACTGGCAGTAGTGAGTATCATTACTGTCATATTGCTTTTCTTCTACTATATCCATACCTGGCGCCGATTTGGCATCGATCCGCCCAAGCCGGTCGTTATCCCTCAATTCACACCTCCGGACGGGCTCTCGCCCGCAAGTGTGGGGATGCTGTACAAAGGGTGGTACCTGGACGACCTTGTTACTACTTCCATCGTAAATCTTTCTGTGAAGGGCTATATCTTTATAGAAGAAGTGATCAGGAAAAAGGGGTTATTCGGCATACGGCAGGATAGATGCTATTCGCTTACCATGAAGAAAAAGGACGATGCAACCCTTCCACCTGAAGAGCGGGTGGTAATGCAGTACCTGTTCTCATCAGGCGATAATTTTTATCTGGATGGGAAGTATAATAGAAGTATTGAAAATATGATGCAGGCTTATCGGAAAAGTCTGAATCATCAATATGGGGCGGTCCTGAGAGAAGGACGCAATCTGAAATTCCATATTATTCCCTGGCTTGTGATGATCGCCTATCTGTTTATCCTTATCTATTTCGCAAATGAAAATCTGATTGGTTTCCGGGTGAATAAAATGGCGCTTTATATAACACTCCCACTGATGGTGGTCGCGTATCCGGTGTATGCCTGGCTGATCGTGCGCCCCGGGGAGCGAAAATTACATTATCGCTCTTCTATAGAGGGATTGAAGATGTACCTTGATTTTGCCGAAGAAAAACAATTGCAGTTTTTTAATCCTCCGTCAGTGACACCGGCCGTTTTTGAGCAATTGCTCCCTTATGCGATTGCCCTGGATATGGAGAAAGTGTGGGGTGAGAAGTTTGAGAAAACCTTCCTTTCGGCCTCCATGCAACCTGACTCTTACCGTCCCGCATGGTATGGCGGTACATACATTAACCCTGCGGCTTTTGGCCATGCACTCAACAGTACGCTTTCCAATACGGTGAATCATGCGGCTATACCACCGAAATCCTCTTCATCAGGAGGTGGAAACTGGAGCAGCGGTTCATTTGGTGGTGGCTTCTCCGGTATGGGTGGCGGCGGTGGCCGTGTTGGCGGCTGGTAA
- a CDS encoding GNAT family N-acetyltransferase yields the protein MDSIKGTVEIYDLDEYNYPKFRGQLIGLYLHAFTTGDYSQHIDRETVEVTLDDILQDGSGCMAFVGNRLVGLLAAFPLKRDPDFPADTCRDIPVGEAIYIAEVMVHADYRGRRIASKMLNTYLQEKSENYSYAVIRVWEKNMPALELYKKLGFLPVATISQQKLSANKEEFVMNKLYLAVKIIDN from the coding sequence ATGGACAGTATTAAAGGGACAGTTGAGATCTATGATCTGGATGAATACAATTATCCTAAGTTCAGAGGCCAACTGATAGGGCTTTATCTGCATGCCTTTACAACCGGGGATTATAGCCAGCATATTGACCGTGAAACGGTGGAAGTTACATTGGATGATATACTGCAAGACGGATCCGGTTGTATGGCATTCGTCGGTAATCGGCTTGTGGGATTGCTTGCCGCTTTCCCTTTAAAAAGAGATCCCGATTTTCCTGCTGATACGTGTCGTGATATCCCGGTAGGAGAAGCAATCTATATAGCGGAGGTAATGGTGCATGCTGATTATCGGGGGCGGAGGATCGCTTCGAAGATGCTGAATACCTACTTACAAGAAAAGTCGGAGAATTATTCCTATGCCGTGATTCGGGTATGGGAGAAAAACATGCCGGCACTGGAACTTTATAAAAAGTTGGGATTCCTCCCTGTTGCCACAATTTCACAGCAGAAATTGAGTGCCAACAAAGAGGAATTTGTAATGAATAAATTATATCTGGCGGTTAAGATAATTGACAATTGA
- the ovoA gene encoding 5-histidylcysteine sulfoxide synthase, which translates to MKELITKTIDLRTGSPEEKRQEIRDYFLKTWAIDELLYTQLKSDDVFYMRGDPLRHIILFYLGHTAVFFINKLYLAKIIDRRINPKFESTFAIGVDEMSWDDLDNNHYDWPPVSEVRVYRDQAKELILNVIDNTPLELPIDWESPFWIVMMGIEHERIHLETSSVLIRQLPLDQVVEGRFGERCDAGGEAPVNELIPVAGATMKLGKPIDHPLYGWDNEYGAYEEKVADFSASKYLVSNKEFLQFIDDKGYETEDYWTEEGWNWRNFKQAQMPLFWRKDGNGYRLRLVAEEIPMPWNWPVEVNYLEAKAFCNWKSAKTGHNFRLPTEAEWYRLHTVAGLTEVTEWKQAPANINLEYFTSPCPVDTFEQGDFFDVVGNVWQWTETPITGFPGFKVHPMYDDFSTPTFDGKHNLIKGGSWISTGNEATIHSRYAFRRHFYQHAGFRYVESDVPLVIQQADYETDEEVTLSCENNWGDTWNNKPVFTIRLAELADDLLKENATARILDLNADTGRLAFELARKYKDVTALDFTARMIRIPIQLQEQGYVRYTTKDEGELVFYRDIVLADFGLSEVKGNILFMQADAMNLKPNYSGYDLIIIPALLEELSDPLLFLSHIHERLNDNGYLILASDYEWDRARTPRDKWPGGFKRDGEPVTSLDGIKATLAPQFDLLSDPQEINRAIKRSSRLTENRLMQITIWKKR; encoded by the coding sequence ATGAAAGAATTAATTACCAAAACAATTGATCTTAGAACCGGTTCGCCGGAAGAGAAACGGCAGGAGATCCGGGATTATTTCCTGAAAACTTGGGCAATTGACGAGTTACTATATACACAGTTGAAGTCGGATGATGTGTTTTATATGCGTGGTGATCCGTTACGCCATATCATCCTCTTTTATCTGGGGCATACTGCTGTCTTTTTTATCAATAAACTTTATCTGGCAAAGATCATCGACCGGCGCATAAATCCTAAGTTTGAGTCGACCTTTGCGATAGGGGTGGATGAGATGAGTTGGGATGATCTGGATAATAACCATTACGACTGGCCGCCGGTATCGGAGGTACGGGTTTATCGTGATCAGGCAAAAGAGTTGATCCTGAACGTGATTGACAATACCCCGCTTGAGTTGCCGATCGATTGGGAGAGTCCTTTCTGGATTGTGATGATGGGGATCGAGCATGAACGGATCCACCTGGAGACCTCTTCAGTGTTGATCCGTCAGCTGCCCTTGGACCAGGTGGTTGAAGGCCGGTTCGGCGAACGGTGCGATGCCGGTGGTGAGGCGCCGGTTAACGAATTGATACCGGTTGCAGGTGCCACAATGAAATTAGGAAAACCCATAGATCATCCGCTTTATGGATGGGATAATGAATATGGCGCTTATGAGGAAAAGGTAGCCGATTTCTCTGCATCGAAATATCTGGTTTCCAACAAGGAGTTCCTTCAATTCATAGACGATAAAGGATATGAAACGGAGGATTATTGGACTGAGGAGGGATGGAACTGGCGTAATTTTAAGCAGGCACAGATGCCGCTATTCTGGAGGAAGGATGGGAACGGCTACCGGTTGAGGCTTGTGGCTGAAGAGATTCCTATGCCGTGGAACTGGCCGGTGGAAGTGAACTATCTGGAAGCAAAAGCCTTTTGTAACTGGAAAAGTGCGAAGACAGGCCATAACTTCAGGTTACCCACCGAAGCAGAATGGTACCGCCTGCATACAGTGGCCGGATTGACAGAGGTGACGGAATGGAAGCAAGCACCGGCCAATATCAATCTGGAATATTTTACATCGCCATGCCCTGTGGATACATTCGAACAGGGAGATTTCTTTGATGTGGTCGGTAATGTGTGGCAATGGACCGAGACTCCTATCACCGGTTTTCCCGGCTTTAAGGTACATCCGATGTATGACGATTTCTCCACGCCGACTTTCGATGGGAAGCATAATCTGATCAAGGGAGGTTCATGGATATCGACCGGTAACGAAGCTACCATTCACTCGAGATACGCTTTCCGACGGCATTTCTATCAACATGCCGGATTCAGGTATGTAGAATCGGATGTGCCACTGGTGATACAGCAGGCGGATTATGAAACGGATGAGGAGGTGACGCTATCCTGTGAGAACAACTGGGGTGATACCTGGAATAATAAACCCGTTTTCACTATCCGGCTGGCAGAACTGGCGGATGACTTGCTCAAGGAGAATGCCACGGCACGTATTCTGGATCTGAATGCCGATACGGGACGGCTTGCCTTTGAACTGGCAAGAAAATACAAAGATGTGACCGCCCTCGACTTTACTGCACGTATGATAAGAATTCCCATCCAATTGCAGGAACAGGGTTATGTGCGGTATACGACGAAAGATGAAGGTGAACTGGTGTTCTACCGCGATATTGTACTGGCTGATTTCGGTTTGTCGGAAGTAAAGGGGAATATCCTATTCATGCAGGCAGATGCGATGAACCTGAAACCCAACTATTCGGGATATGACCTGATCATTATTCCTGCATTATTGGAAGAGTTAAGCGACCCGCTGCTGTTCCTGTCACACATCCACGAACGGTTGAACGACAATGGTTATCTGATACTGGCGTCGGACTATGAATGGGACAGGGCCAGGACGCCAAGGGATAAATGGCCGGGAGGTTTTAAAAGGGATGGGGAACCGGTGACATCGCTCGACGGCATAAAAGCAACATTGGCTCCACAGTTTGATCTTTTGTCCGATCCCCAGGAGATCAACCGGGCAATAAAAAGATCGTCGCGATTGACGGAGAACCGCTTAATGCAGATTACCATCTGGAAGAAGAGATAA